One window of Silvimonas iriomotensis genomic DNA carries:
- the mscL gene encoding large conductance mechanosensitive channel protein MscL produces the protein MFKEFKEFAMRGNVVDLAVGVIIGAAFGKIVDSLVKDIIMPPIGLILGKVDFSNLYVLLRESDKTPGPYATLEAAQKAGAVTLNYGNFINIAISFVIVAFAVFLLVKGLNSMKRAEEAAPAAPAPTPEDVQLLREIRDLLQQQKQ, from the coding sequence ATGTTCAAGGAATTCAAAGAATTTGCCATGCGCGGCAATGTGGTCGATCTGGCCGTGGGTGTGATCATTGGCGCGGCTTTTGGCAAGATTGTGGATTCGCTGGTCAAAGACATCATCATGCCGCCGATTGGCCTGATTCTGGGTAAAGTGGATTTCAGCAACCTGTACGTGCTGCTCAGGGAAAGCGACAAAACCCCCGGCCCGTACGCCACGCTGGAAGCCGCCCAGAAAGCCGGCGCCGTCACGCTCAATTACGGTAATTTCATCAACATTGCCATCAGTTTTGTGATTGTGGCTTTTGCCGTGTTTTTGCTGGTCAAGGGTCTGAACAGCATGAAGCGCGCAGAAGAAGCCGCCCCGGCCGCGCCCGCGCCGACACCGGAAGACGTGCAACTCTTGCGTGAGATTCGTGATCTGTTGCAGCAGCAAAAGCAGTAA
- a CDS encoding oxygenase MpaB family protein → MIAHGDIATANDVLARLDTDQTWPADTPAPLLAYLNATSSLPADVDMARIHRAQAFFTRFGLQFGVSLMCRSLPVLYAGKQGGAQVLAATGQLTNRFERRASETLRFILNSAEPGGLDAGGKGLLTIRKVRLMHAAIRHFALATRGWPQTAWPEQWGMPINQEELAGTMLAFSTIAVEGLRTLGVEVSKADEEDQLYLWKTIGHVLGIIPEAMPDDVGSARDFWQALDRRNFGPSPAGAKLAQAHVQFLQSQLPEIAHGLVPDLMAVLLGRRAAGYLGLQQSHWWSWAIDLMRWVFRIKRKLADSSHTAQSFVEMYSEVLMEALQKHWASADPGVPFRIPDTALHPVTRPAPASGPQVQIEIQS, encoded by the coding sequence TTGATCGCTCACGGCGATATCGCCACTGCCAACGATGTGCTGGCACGCCTTGATACCGATCAGACCTGGCCCGCGGATACCCCCGCGCCATTGCTGGCTTACCTGAATGCCACCAGCAGTTTGCCGGCCGATGTAGACATGGCCCGCATTCACCGGGCGCAGGCGTTTTTTACCCGATTCGGATTGCAGTTTGGCGTCAGCCTGATGTGCCGCTCGCTGCCGGTGTTGTACGCCGGCAAGCAGGGCGGGGCGCAGGTGCTGGCCGCCACCGGCCAGTTGACCAACCGTTTTGAGCGCCGCGCTTCTGAAACGCTGCGCTTTATCCTGAACAGCGCCGAGCCGGGCGGCCTTGATGCTGGCGGCAAGGGGTTGCTGACCATTCGCAAAGTGCGGCTGATGCACGCCGCCATCCGCCATTTCGCCCTGGCCACGCGCGGCTGGCCGCAAACCGCCTGGCCTGAGCAATGGGGCATGCCGATCAACCAGGAAGAACTGGCCGGCACCATGCTGGCGTTCTCGACCATCGCGGTCGAGGGCCTGCGTACGCTGGGTGTCGAGGTCAGCAAGGCGGACGAAGAAGACCAGTTGTATCTGTGGAAAACCATTGGCCACGTGCTGGGGATCATCCCCGAAGCCATGCCGGACGATGTCGGCAGCGCCCGTGATTTCTGGCAGGCACTGGATCGCCGCAATTTCGGCCCGTCGCCCGCTGGCGCAAAACTGGCGCAAGCGCATGTGCAGTTTCTGCAATCCCAATTGCCGGAAATCGCCCACGGCCTTGTACCTGACCTGATGGCGGTGTTGCTGGGCCGCCGCGCTGCCGGTTATCTGGGCTTGCAGCAATCACACTGGTGGAGCTGGGCGATTGATCTGATGCGCTGGGTATTTCGCATCAAACGCAAACTGGCGGATAGCTCTCACACCGCGCAAAGCTTTGTCGAGATGTACAGCGAAGTGCTGATGGAAGCGCTGCAAAAACACTGGGCCAGCGCCGACCCTGGCGTGCCGTTCCGCATTCCCGATACCGCGCTGCATCCGGTGACGCGGCCCGCGCCGGCCAGTGGCCCGCAGGTACAGATCGAAATCCAGTCCTGA
- the ribA gene encoding GTP cyclohydrolase II translates to MSDIQASEPLESALQLASFVARSRLPTKHGEFTAHVYRSHLDGVEHVALVAGDVANREAVLVRLHSECLTGDVFGSLRCDCGEQLEMALERISKVGSGVLLYLRGQEGRGIGLAHKIQAYALQDQGMDTVDANTAQGLPVDARSYDAAAEILLDLGIKSVRLMSNNPKKLAALEASGVPVVERVIHQVVPNKENIHYLETKRVRMGHMLSEDTHLCYRKCDQ, encoded by the coding sequence ATGTCCGATATCCAGGCCAGCGAACCTCTTGAAAGTGCCCTGCAACTGGCCAGCTTTGTAGCCCGTTCCCGTCTGCCCACCAAACATGGTGAGTTCACGGCGCACGTCTATCGCTCCCACCTTGATGGTGTGGAACACGTCGCGCTGGTCGCGGGTGACGTCGCCAATCGTGAAGCGGTGCTGGTGCGCCTGCATTCTGAATGCCTGACCGGTGACGTGTTCGGCTCTTTGCGTTGTGATTGCGGCGAGCAACTGGAGATGGCGCTGGAGCGCATCAGCAAGGTGGGCTCGGGTGTGCTTCTGTACCTGCGCGGCCAGGAAGGGCGCGGTATCGGGCTGGCACACAAGATCCAGGCCTACGCGCTGCAGGATCAGGGCATGGATACGGTTGATGCCAACACCGCGCAAGGCTTGCCGGTAGATGCGCGCAGCTATGATGCCGCGGCGGAAATCCTGCTGGATCTGGGGATCAAATCCGTGCGCCTGATGAGCAACAACCCCAAAAAACTGGCTGCGCTGGAAGCCTCTGGCGTGCCGGTGGTAGAGCGGGTGATCCACCAGGTGGTGCCCAACAAGGAAAACATCCACTACCTGGAGACCAAGCGGGTACGGATGGGGCATATGCTGTCGGAAGACACCCACCTGTGTTACCGCAAGTGCGACCAATAG
- the leuA gene encoding 2-isopropylmalate synthase: MHPNPASKYRAFSPIALPDRTWPNQRITHPPIWMSTDLRDGNQALIDPMNAEKKLRMFQTLVQIGFKEIEVAFPSASQTDYDFVRKLIEERHIPDDVTIEVLTQSREDLIKRSVESLVGSRRAIVHLYNPIAPAWRRIVFDTDREGVKQLALEGTRLVRKYTEQYPETDWVYQYSPETFSATEPDFALEVCNAVIGLWQPTPERKMIINLPATVEMSTPNTYADQIEWMSRQLVRRDSVILSVHPHNDRGTAVAAAELAVMAGADRVEGCLFGNGERTGNVDLVTLGLNLYSQGVHPGLDFSQIDTIREVVECCNQLPVHPRHPYAGDLVYTAFSGSHQDAIKKGLARQQADEFWEVPYLPIDPADVGRSYDAVIRVNSQSGKGGVSFVLQQEYGFEMPRRMQIEFSRAIQRVSDETGREITSSDIHDIFTQEYLRAVEPWTYYAHHLHSAKNGGIAITADIALAGQRVQLQGEGKGPLEAFVRALDGKAHIVEYHEHSLGKGEDARAACYVELRVPDGRTLYGVGVDSDIVTAAIKAVLSGMNRAAKG, from the coding sequence GTGCATCCGAACCCAGCCAGCAAGTACCGCGCATTCAGCCCGATCGCCTTGCCTGACCGCACCTGGCCCAACCAGCGCATCACCCATCCCCCCATCTGGATGAGCACCGACCTGCGCGACGGTAACCAGGCGCTGATCGACCCCATGAATGCCGAGAAAAAGCTGCGCATGTTCCAGACGCTGGTGCAGATCGGTTTCAAAGAGATTGAAGTCGCCTTCCCTTCTGCCTCGCAAACCGACTACGACTTTGTGCGCAAGCTGATTGAAGAGCGGCATATTCCGGATGACGTGACCATTGAAGTATTGACCCAGTCGCGTGAAGACCTGATCAAGCGCAGCGTGGAATCTCTGGTGGGTTCGCGCCGGGCGATCGTGCATTTGTATAACCCCATCGCCCCGGCCTGGCGGCGCATTGTGTTCGACACGGATCGTGAAGGCGTCAAACAACTGGCGCTGGAAGGCACGCGCCTTGTGCGCAAATACACTGAGCAATATCCGGAAACCGACTGGGTTTACCAGTACTCGCCAGAGACTTTCTCTGCCACCGAGCCTGATTTTGCGCTGGAAGTCTGCAATGCCGTCATTGGCCTGTGGCAACCGACACCCGAACGCAAAATGATCATCAACCTGCCGGCCACGGTAGAGATGTCCACGCCCAATACCTATGCCGACCAGATCGAGTGGATGAGCCGCCAGCTGGTCCGCCGCGACAGCGTGATTTTGTCAGTCCACCCGCACAATGATCGCGGCACGGCCGTGGCAGCGGCAGAACTGGCCGTCATGGCCGGCGCGGACCGGGTTGAGGGTTGTCTGTTTGGCAATGGCGAGCGCACAGGCAATGTGGATCTGGTGACGCTGGGCCTGAACCTGTACAGCCAGGGCGTGCATCCGGGCCTCGATTTCAGCCAGATTGATACCATTCGTGAAGTGGTGGAGTGCTGCAACCAGTTGCCGGTGCATCCGCGCCACCCGTACGCGGGCGATCTGGTCTACACCGCGTTTTCCGGATCGCACCAGGACGCCATCAAGAAGGGCCTGGCCAGACAACAGGCCGATGAATTCTGGGAAGTCCCTTACCTGCCGATCGACCCGGCCGATGTGGGCCGCAGCTACGACGCCGTGATCCGCGTCAACAGCCAGTCCGGCAAGGGCGGGGTGAGCTTTGTGCTGCAACAGGAATACGGCTTTGAAATGCCGCGCCGCATGCAGATCGAGTTCAGCCGCGCCATCCAGCGCGTCTCTGACGAGACCGGACGCGAGATCACCAGCTCAGATATCCACGACATCTTTACCCAGGAATACCTGCGTGCCGTCGAACCGTGGACGTATTACGCCCACCATTTGCACAGCGCCAAAAATGGCGGCATTGCCATCACCGCCGATATCGCCCTGGCCGGGCAACGCGTGCAACTGCAGGGCGAAGGCAAAGGCCCGCTGGAAGCTTTTGTGCGCGCACTTGATGGCAAGGCGCATATCGTGGAGTACCACGAGCACTCGCTGGGGAAAGGCGAAGACGCCCGCGCGGCATGCTATGTGGAACTGCGTGTACCGGATGGCCGCACGCTGTATGGCGTGGGCGTGGATAGCGATATCGTCACCGCCGCGATCAAGGCCGTGCTGAGCGGGATGAACCGCGCGGCCAAGGGCTGA
- the rlmM gene encoding 23S rRNA (cytidine(2498)-2'-O)-methyltransferase RlmM, whose amino-acid sequence MRHALLFYCRAGFENDCRQEWEARSGQTGGWETAPGFALFKPGKGGEADPNPPAAKELIFARQMLYVLADVQLGDKDRLTPIIDALKAGKTQSFKEVWLEHPDSDEGKPLSGFCRRFGDIASKALQEQGLIDPNARFRLHLFFPSMNRVVIASVDPNLAASDWPMGIPRVRMPAEAPSRSTLKLAEAFMTLVPDAESLLKPGMTGVDLGAAPGGWTYQLVTRGIKVYAIDNGPMKGDMAIHPNVKHMRTDGFKFRPQNPVDWLVCDMIEQPARVAQLIAQWVAHGQARLAVFNLKLPMKKRWSEVERCFGLIDEIMHAAGIRYTLTAKHLYHDREEITCFLQRQKAGGNKRGR is encoded by the coding sequence ATGCGTCACGCACTGCTGTTTTATTGCCGGGCCGGTTTCGAGAACGACTGCCGTCAGGAGTGGGAAGCCCGCTCCGGCCAGACGGGGGGTTGGGAAACCGCGCCCGGCTTTGCCTTGTTCAAGCCCGGCAAAGGGGGCGAGGCTGACCCGAATCCGCCCGCCGCCAAAGAACTGATTTTTGCCCGGCAGATGCTTTATGTGCTGGCCGATGTGCAACTGGGCGACAAGGACCGGCTGACGCCGATCATTGATGCGCTCAAGGCTGGCAAGACGCAATCGTTCAAGGAAGTCTGGCTGGAACACCCGGATTCAGACGAAGGCAAGCCGCTATCCGGCTTTTGCCGCCGCTTTGGCGATATCGCCAGCAAGGCGCTGCAAGAACAAGGCCTGATTGACCCGAATGCGCGCTTTCGCCTGCATTTGTTCTTTCCCTCCATGAACCGGGTAGTGATCGCCTCGGTAGACCCCAACCTGGCCGCCAGCGACTGGCCCATGGGGATTCCACGCGTGCGCATGCCGGCCGAAGCCCCCAGCCGCTCCACGCTGAAACTGGCTGAAGCCTTCATGACGCTGGTACCAGACGCCGAAAGCCTGCTCAAACCGGGCATGACCGGCGTTGATCTGGGCGCAGCCCCCGGCGGCTGGACATACCAGCTGGTTACCCGCGGGATCAAAGTGTATGCCATTGATAACGGCCCCATGAAGGGCGACATGGCGATTCACCCCAACGTCAAACACATGCGCACCGACGGTTTCAAGTTCAGGCCGCAAAACCCGGTGGACTGGCTGGTGTGCGACATGATCGAACAACCCGCGCGCGTGGCACAGTTGATCGCGCAATGGGTGGCGCACGGACAGGCGCGGCTGGCGGTGTTCAACCTTAAACTGCCCATGAAAAAACGCTGGTCCGAAGTCGAGCGCTGTTTTGGCTTGATCGACGAGATCATGCACGCCGCCGGTATCCGCTACACGCTGACGGCGAAACATCTTTATCACGACCGTGAAGAGATCACCTGTTTCCTGCAGCGGCAAAAGGCAGGTGGCAACAAGCGTGGCCGGTAA
- a CDS encoding nucleotide pyrophosphohydrolase, with the protein MDLPALQQQLRDFVAARDWARYHTPKNLVMAMSVEMAELVEHFQWLTPEESQALAQDEAKRDLVEQEMADVMLYMLQLADVMNVDMEAAMLRKMKLNAIKHPPKV; encoded by the coding sequence ATGGATTTACCCGCGCTGCAGCAGCAACTCAGGGACTTTGTCGCCGCCCGCGACTGGGCCCGCTATCACACGCCCAAAAACCTGGTGATGGCCATGTCGGTGGAAATGGCCGAACTAGTCGAGCATTTTCAGTGGCTGACGCCGGAAGAATCGCAGGCCCTGGCGCAAGATGAGGCAAAGCGTGACCTGGTGGAACAGGAAATGGCCGATGTCATGCTGTATATGCTGCAACTGGCCGATGTCATGAACGTGGATATGGAAGCGGCCATGCTGCGCAAGATGAAACTGAACGCCATCAAGCATCCGCCGAAGGTGTGA
- a CDS encoding transmembrane-type terpene cyclase, with protein MMIVASGANDPTALFNTISIDGSIYTTPQLAFFAIGCLLWVVAYAFVLVQAHRNRVVEMAVLAGASNLAWEFVWGVPLHTDMGLFLVWTYRAWLVFDLFIFYQVLKLGREQFTTDFFKRHYNAIVCATVVFFIAMYWGMSLSGIDSPIGARSAYVCQFIISVLCLILLVQQPSTIGYAWTITWLRSLGTLLVSVFMVLHYPKDVFLLVLCAGATILDAFYCVYFLRLRGSKTVPLPVQAAA; from the coding sequence ATGATGATTGTCGCCAGCGGTGCCAATGACCCCACCGCCTTGTTCAATACCATCAGCATTGATGGCAGCATCTACACCACACCGCAGCTGGCGTTCTTTGCCATTGGCTGCCTGTTGTGGGTCGTCGCCTATGCGTTTGTGCTGGTGCAGGCGCACCGCAACCGCGTAGTGGAAATGGCCGTGCTGGCCGGCGCCAGCAACCTGGCGTGGGAGTTCGTCTGGGGCGTGCCGCTGCACACCGACATGGGCCTTTTTCTGGTGTGGACCTACCGCGCCTGGCTGGTGTTTGACCTGTTTATCTTTTATCAGGTGCTCAAACTGGGCCGCGAGCAATTCACCACCGACTTTTTCAAGCGCCACTACAACGCCATTGTCTGCGCGACCGTGGTGTTCTTTATTGCCATGTACTGGGGCATGTCGTTGTCCGGTATTGATTCGCCCATTGGCGCGCGCTCGGCCTATGTCTGCCAGTTCATCATCAGCGTGTTGTGCCTGATCTTGCTGGTACAGCAACCCTCGACCATCGGCTATGCCTGGACCATCACCTGGCTGCGCAGCCTGGGCACTTTGCTGGTCTCGGTTTTCATGGTGCTGCATTACCCGAAAGATGTGTTCCTGCTGGTGCTGTGCGCCGGCGCGACGATTCTGGATGCGTTCTACTGCGTGTATTTCCTGCGCTTGCGTGGCAGCAAAACCGTGCCGCTGCCGGTGCAGGCGGCGGCCTGA
- a CDS encoding hybrid sensor histidine kinase/response regulator: MSTRQVRGTGKGRIAAYLLLQMLCLLVFGLGMAPARAVNVDAGTAGVELDSELKIWRDPTRVATVEEADKAASTGKFHSPHGLMRSRGYSRDAWWFRFVIRNDSPEAINGLIEYTDGLVGSVTLYSRPEGSKGPWQQQDFLSSQGEDNRPLSTIRPVFREPLGGLESKEVLMQVVFNGHNDIAGPIYSDLRIWGEQPFFRANNHEMFLLGGMIGIMLLVAFGAITGFAATRDKAFLYYGLNLVMLTISFHSATGVWPLLLWHGHFSFKLLFFCSGIYFICAAQFVRHYLQVSRFSPWLDRALLCIVAIGAVSSIAALLDKEQFALEALNIGGIGFLIYIAASVAAIRNRVPGAKLFLAAWATYSVSLTVTWGLRDYGLIEHDTFSYRFIFVGIVIEIMLFSVAMALRVRELRRRKEAAESAYRLHLIAEAERLESLVAQRTAELETARSQAETANHAKTTFLAHVSHEIRTPLTAILGYVERLSDERDLRPHQSQWLSHIGDSGEYLLSLIGNVLDVSKLEAGHIKLYETPMSIPALVRQLQGLFHEQAARKGVAFEIIAPDQGWFRLDAGKWRQILVNLIGNAIKLTEEGKVAIHLAHEARPGQGHWLVAKVIDTGPGISAKDVEMIFTPFEQAAAGRRAGGAGLGLSICRDFTHLMGGHIELDSTPGQGSTFTVNVPVTPAQPVHESSHHDWQGVLSGRNVLIAEDQPLNRDLLSDILLRAGANVLSAEDGIDAMGIWRANQRIDIILADFHMPFMNGVRLAQTLRKLGYKGMFLLVSAGHSPDPEQLAANGVDGWVTKPFTRDQLLRALIDKTAVPAQSQLPATLEEAAAAMGYTLEKALPIAQRGLDRVSILLQNLAGEETLAERSRHAHSAKGIAGQIGMLKLMRALEALEQKPEAMQLAVAQLELAAASAIVTRRARQLAAEPLNDETA; the protein is encoded by the coding sequence ATGAGCACAAGGCAAGTACGCGGCACAGGCAAAGGCCGCATCGCCGCGTATCTGCTATTGCAGATGCTCTGCCTGCTCGTCTTCGGTCTGGGGATGGCGCCGGCCCGCGCGGTGAATGTCGATGCCGGCACCGCCGGCGTGGAACTGGATAGCGAGCTGAAAATCTGGCGAGACCCTACGCGGGTCGCCACGGTCGAAGAAGCTGACAAAGCTGCCAGTACCGGGAAATTCCATTCTCCCCATGGTCTGATGCGCTCTCGCGGGTACAGCCGCGATGCCTGGTGGTTCCGCTTTGTCATCCGCAACGATTCGCCCGAGGCCATCAATGGCCTGATCGAATACACCGATGGCCTTGTCGGCAGCGTCACGCTGTACAGCCGCCCTGAAGGCAGCAAGGGGCCATGGCAACAGCAGGATTTTCTGAGCAGCCAGGGCGAAGACAACCGCCCGCTCTCCACTATCCGCCCGGTGTTCCGCGAGCCTCTGGGCGGGCTGGAAAGCAAAGAAGTGCTGATGCAGGTGGTGTTCAACGGCCACAACGACATCGCCGGCCCGATCTATTCAGATCTGCGTATCTGGGGCGAGCAGCCGTTTTTCCGCGCCAATAATCATGAGATGTTTTTGCTGGGCGGCATGATCGGGATCATGTTGCTGGTGGCGTTTGGCGCCATCACCGGTTTTGCCGCCACGCGTGACAAGGCGTTTCTGTATTACGGCCTGAACCTGGTGATGCTGACGATCTCGTTCCACAGCGCCACCGGGGTCTGGCCCTTGTTGCTGTGGCATGGCCACTTCAGCTTCAAGCTGCTGTTTTTCTGCAGCGGCATCTACTTTATTTGTGCGGCCCAGTTTGTGCGGCACTACCTGCAGGTTTCGCGCTTTTCGCCCTGGCTGGATCGCGCCTTGCTGTGCATTGTGGCCATCGGCGCTGTCAGCAGCATTGCTGCCTTGCTGGATAAAGAACAGTTTGCGCTCGAAGCGCTCAATATCGGCGGTATCGGCTTTCTGATCTACATTGCCGCCAGCGTGGCCGCCATCCGCAACCGTGTGCCGGGCGCCAAGCTGTTCCTGGCCGCGTGGGCGACGTATTCGGTTTCCTTGACGGTAACCTGGGGCCTGCGTGACTACGGCCTGATCGAGCACGACACCTTCAGCTACCGCTTCATTTTTGTCGGCATTGTCATTGAGATCATGCTGTTCAGCGTGGCGATGGCGCTGCGTGTGCGCGAGTTGCGTCGCCGCAAGGAAGCCGCAGAATCAGCCTACCGCCTGCACCTGATTGCCGAGGCAGAACGGCTTGAATCACTTGTCGCGCAGCGCACCGCAGAACTGGAAACCGCGCGCAGCCAGGCCGAAACCGCCAATCATGCCAAGACCACCTTCCTGGCCCACGTCAGCCATGAAATCCGCACGCCGCTGACGGCCATTCTGGGCTATGTGGAGCGCCTGTCTGACGAGCGCGACCTGCGTCCACACCAGTCGCAATGGCTCTCTCATATTGGCGACAGCGGCGAATATCTGCTGAGCCTGATCGGCAACGTGCTGGATGTGAGCAAGCTGGAAGCCGGTCATATCAAGCTGTATGAAACGCCGATGTCGATCCCGGCGCTGGTACGCCAGCTGCAGGGTTTGTTCCATGAACAGGCCGCACGCAAGGGCGTGGCGTTCGAGATCATCGCGCCAGATCAGGGCTGGTTCCGGCTGGATGCGGGCAAATGGCGGCAGATTCTGGTCAACCTGATCGGCAATGCCATCAAGCTGACCGAAGAAGGCAAAGTGGCCATTCACCTGGCGCATGAAGCACGCCCGGGCCAGGGACACTGGCTGGTGGCCAAGGTTATTGATACCGGGCCGGGCATTTCTGCCAAAGATGTTGAAATGATCTTCACCCCGTTTGAACAAGCTGCCGCCGGCCGCCGCGCCGGGGGTGCCGGGCTGGGTTTGTCGATCTGCCGCGACTTCACCCACTTGATGGGCGGGCATATCGAACTGGACAGCACGCCAGGCCAGGGCTCCACCTTTACCGTCAATGTGCCGGTCACGCCGGCCCAGCCGGTGCATGAATCCAGCCATCACGACTGGCAAGGCGTGCTGAGCGGCCGCAACGTACTGATTGCCGAAGACCAGCCGCTTAACCGTGACCTTTTGAGCGACATTCTGCTCCGGGCCGGCGCCAATGTGCTGAGCGCGGAAGACGGCATTGATGCCATGGGCATCTGGCGGGCCAATCAGCGCATCGACATCATCCTGGCCGACTTCCACATGCCGTTCATGAATGGCGTGCGGCTGGCGCAAACCCTGCGCAAACTGGGTTACAAGGGCATGTTCCTGCTGGTCAGCGCCGGCCACTCGCCCGATCCGGAACAACTGGCCGCCAACGGCGTGGATGGCTGGGTCACCAAACCGTTCACGCGTGATCAACTGCTGCGCGCATTGATCGACAAAACCGCCGTGCCGGCGCAATCGCAATTGCCCGCCACGCTGGAAGAAGCCGCTGCCGCCATGGGTTACACCCTGGAAAAAGCCCTGCCGATTGCCCAGCGCGGCCTTGATCGGGTCAGCATCTTGCTGCAAAACCTGGCCGGCGAAGAAACGCTGGCCGAACGCAGCCGCCATGCGCACAGCGCCAAGGGCATTGCCGGGCAGATCGGCATGCTGAAGCTGATGCGCGCACTGGAAGCGCTGGAACAAAAGCCCGAAGCCATGCAACTGGCGGTCGCCCAGCTTGAACTGGCCGCAGCCAGTGCCATTGTGACCCGTCGTGCGCGGCAACTGGCCGCCGAACCACTGAACGACGAAACCGCCTGA
- a CDS encoding ChbG/HpnK family deacetylase yields the protein MRVHGWMGRSLVLGIAVFVGYVPALTAHATPLGSCLGFKPQDKVVIVEATDVGMQTDIDAAAFELVDSGAIQTLALLPAGKTFDSAAQRARTRNLNVGITLALTNEAQDKLPWRGVLPAATVPSLYNGQGNLWRTPAELAQHATEIDVRLELNAQIAKARDAGLSISHLEPRSAFWRASPMLTRVYLSLARQTGYAMITTLGDMPLDRQQALNRNGQRAGIITPDTASSLITPATSKSADRTDDYAALLRRMPAGVNLLFIRPALGTPAAKAQLSDLPLRQADYAAWSDADLQKSAQRDRIRFTNFNSLQSLQGKINDDTDECLMQAFNQ from the coding sequence ATGCGAGTTCATGGGTGGATGGGTCGTAGTCTGGTGCTGGGTATCGCCGTGTTTGTCGGGTACGTGCCCGCGCTGACGGCACACGCGACGCCGCTGGGCAGTTGCCTTGGCTTCAAGCCGCAAGACAAGGTGGTGATTGTTGAAGCCACCGACGTGGGCATGCAGACGGATATCGATGCCGCCGCCTTTGAGCTGGTCGATAGCGGCGCCATCCAGACGCTGGCCTTGCTGCCCGCCGGCAAAACATTTGATAGCGCGGCCCAGCGCGCGCGAACGCGCAATCTGAACGTGGGCATTACCCTGGCGCTGACCAACGAGGCACAGGACAAACTGCCCTGGCGCGGCGTGTTGCCGGCCGCCACCGTGCCCTCGCTCTACAATGGCCAGGGCAATCTCTGGCGCACCCCGGCCGAACTAGCCCAGCACGCGACGGAAATCGACGTGCGCCTGGAACTCAATGCCCAGATCGCCAAAGCGCGCGATGCCGGGCTCAGCATCAGTCATCTGGAACCGCGCAGTGCATTCTGGCGCGCCAGCCCCATGTTGACGCGGGTGTATCTCTCACTGGCCCGGCAAACCGGTTATGCCATGATTACCACGCTGGGCGACATGCCGCTGGATCGGCAACAGGCGCTCAACCGCAATGGCCAGCGCGCCGGCATCATCACGCCGGATACCGCCAGCTCCCTGATCACGCCCGCCACCAGTAAATCCGCGGACCGCACCGATGATTACGCCGCGCTGCTGCGGCGTATGCCGGCAGGCGTCAACCTGCTGTTTATCCGCCCTGCCCTGGGTACGCCCGCGGCCAAAGCCCAATTGTCTGATTTGCCGTTGCGGCAAGCGGATTACGCGGCCTGGAGTGATGCGGATTTACAAAAATCGGCCCAGCGCGACCGTATCCGTTTTACCAACTTCAATTCATTACAGTCATTGCAAGGGAAAATCAATGACGACACGGATGAGTGCCTGATGCAGGCATTCAACCAGTAG